Part of the Candidatus Diapherotrites archaeon genome is shown below.
AAGGCCTGGCCGCAATCCATTAAAGTTCATAGTTAATTTTTTTCAATCGCTAGTTATTTTTCTACGAGAAAAGCCAGATTTGGTAATAAGTATTGGCGCTGACGTGACAGTGCCAACCTGTTACCTGGCAAAACTGTTTGGAAAAAAAATAATATTTATTGAAAGCTTCTGTAGAACTAAAAGCCCTTCACTTAGCGGAAGGCTAATTTATCCCATTGCTGACCTATTTATTGTTCAATGGGAAGGCCTAGAGAAATTTTACAAAAAATCAGTTCTTGGGGGGCCAATATTTTGATTTTTGTTAGTGTTGGAACCCACACGCAACAATTCAATCGATTATTAAAAGAGATTGATAAATTAAAAGAACAAACGGTATTAAAAGAAAAAATTTTCGCGCAAACAGGGTTTTCCAAGTATAAACCAAAAAATTTTCAATATAAAAAATTTATTAGCCCAAAAGAATTTAATATTTTAATAAAAAAAGCTGATCTCTTTATTACCCATGGCGGAGCCGGTTCAATTGGGGCAGCTCTTCAATTAAACAAAAAAATTATTATTGTTCCAAGATTAAAAAAATTTTATGAACATACAAACGACCACCAGTTGGAACTAGCAAAAAAGCTTGAAGAAGAAGGCAAAGCAATCGCAGTTCTAAGAATTAATGACCTCAAAGATGCCATAAAGAAGATAAAATTTTTTAATCCTAAAAGAGAAGAAAAGGGCGGGAAAATTATTAAGTTGATAGAGGGGTTTTTAAGTGAAAAAATGGCCTAATCTAAGTATAGTTATAGCAACTTATAATAACATAAAAACATTAGAAAAGGTAATCAGTGCAATGTTAAACCTTGAATACCCTTCCCAGTACGAAGTAATTGTGGTTGATGACGGAAGCACAGATAACACAAAAAATATTATCAGAGAAAAATACGGGAAAAACAAAAAAATAAAATTAATTAGTTTGCCGCATGCCGGTGTTTGTAAGGCCAGAAATGCAGGAATAAACGCCTCAAAAAATGAGATAATAATCAACATGGATCATGATTGCATACCAATAAAGACGTGGGCTTTAGATCTTGTAAAAGATTTTAATTCTAAAGAAATAGGTGTAGTAAGCTCGTACGGTTATTACGGTGGAACTTCAACTGCCTTTAAAAGAGATTTACTAAAAAAAGTGGGTGGTTATGATGAGGAATACAAATATTACAGGGAAGACACTGACTTGAGTTTCAAGATAATGGAATTGGGCTATAAATTTAAGTTAGTGAATGCAAAATATGAACATGACCACAAGGCAGTTAAACCAAAAGGGTTAATTGGCTTAACAAAATATGTACTGCAAAGACTTAAATACCACACAAACGATGCGCTTTTATACAAAAAACACCCGAATGAACTGTGTAAAAAATTCTTACATGTAAAGGGAGGTTTTTTTGTTAATCCACTGGAAGATTTTAGGGTTGCAACAGGCCTCTGGAATGAAAAAGGCAATTTCAACTTAAGTAGCCCCAGAGGAATTACTTTTATTGAAAATAAAAGCCCTTTGCACGCTTTAATGATAGTTTTGGGCGGAACCCTTTACGTAATATTAGTAAAAACCGCAAGGCTTTATGGCAGCATAAAATTCGGAAAACTTTTGGTGTAGAAAAAAATGTCTCAGGAAAAAATCCTTGTAACAGGAAGCAGCGGATTCCTCGGGAGATGGATTGTGCCATTGCTTGAGGAAAAAGGAAAAGAGGTTTACGGCATGGAAAAAAATGCAATGGAGAAAAGTGAACGCTTATTTGAGGCTGACATCACGAATTTTGCTGAAGCCCAAAAAATTGTTGGAAAAATTAAGCCTGACTACTGCGTTCACCTGGCGGCCTATGCAAGGGTTTCTCTTGCAGAAAAAAATGCCCTTGAATGCTTTGAAACCAATGTTAAGGGCACTTGGAACGTGCTTGAAGCCTGCAGGAAAAATAAGGTGAAAGGATTTGTGCTTGCCTCAACCACTAAGGTTTACGGACAGCAAAAGGGAGAAATAATTTCAGAGGAAGCCTGCTTGAATCCGGCAAAGGTTTATGCAACCACAAAAGCCTGTGCTGAAACAATAACCAGAAACTATTTTTATGATTTTGGCATTCCAACTGTTTCACTGAGGAATTCAAATGTTTACGGCCCAAAAGACTATAACTTCAGCAGGCTTGTACCTGGAACAATAAAAAGCGTCCTTAAAAAAAAGAACCCCACAATAAACGGTGACGGAACAACCTTAAGGGATTTCATTTTCGCAAAAGACACAGCCGAAGCCTTTGCTTGCGCAATAGAAAAAATCCAAGAAATCGGAGGCCATTCATTCAATATTGCTTCAGGGAGCCAGCAGAAAATTATTGACATAACAAAAAAAATTATTGATTTAATGGGCTCAAAAGCTGAAATTGAATTCAACAGGAAAGCAGAAAAAGAGGAAACAGAAAAGAATGTCTCAATAAAAAAAGCAAAAAAAATTTTGGGCTGGAAGCCAAAGACACCGTTCGAAAAAGGAATAAGAGAAACAATAAAATGGTACGAAAAAAATCCCTAGAATTGTTTCTTTTTTGTACCATAAGCAATTTAAACAAGCCGGCAAATAACTTAATAAAAAGCTTTTTCAGGCATACTTCTATAAGGTAAAAAAAATGATTTCAACTACTGTTAAAATATTTAAATTTTTAGGAGGAAAATTTAAATGAATTATCTGGTTACAGGCGGGGCAGGATTCATAGGAAGCCACTACATAAAATTCTTGCTGGGTTATGACCCGAAAGCAAAAATTGTGAATTTGGACAAGCTCACCTATGCAGGGCGCCTCGAAAATTTAAGGGAAATAGAAAAAAACCCCAATTACAAATTCATCAAAGGAGACATCTGCGACAAGGAAACAGTATCAAAAGCAATGGATGAAGCGGAAATTGTAGTGAATTTTGCGGCAGAAAGCCATGTGGACAGAAGCATTGAAAACGCTGCAGACTTCATTAAAACAGATGTACTAGGCGCATATGTCCTTCTTGAAGAGGCAAAAAAAAACAAAGTTAAGAAGTTCATTCAGATCTCAACAGATGAGGTTTACGGAAGCATTGAAGAGGGAAAATTTTTTGAGGACAAAAGCGTTTTGATGCCGCGCAACCCTTACTCCGCAAGCAAGGCAGGAGCAGACAGGCTTGCATACTCGTATCATGCTACGTACGGCCTGCCGGTGATAATTACAAGGTCATGCAATAATTACGGAAGCCACCAGTTCCCTGAAAAGGTCATTCCGTTATTTATAACGAACCTGCTGAAAGGAAAAAAAGTTCCATTGTACGGCGACGGCCTGAATGTAAGGGACTGGCTTTACGTCAAAGACAACTGCGAGGCAATACAATTATGTATAGAGAAAGGAGAAAATGGAGAGGTATACAATATCAGCGCAGGCAATGAAATAAAAAACATTGAATTAACAAAAACAATTCTTGAAGAGCTAGAACAAGGAAAAGAAATGATTGAATACGTGAAAGACAGGCTAGGCCACGACAGGAGATACTCACTGGACAGCAACAAAATAAAAAGGCTTGGATGGAAACCCAAAACAGAATTCCAGAAAGGAATAAGAGAAACAATAAAATGGTACAAGGACAATGAATGGTGGTGGAATCCGCTAGTAAAATAAAAGGTGAAAAAAATGAAAGGGGTAATTTTAGCAGGAGGTACAGGCACAAGGCTTATGCCTTTAACAAAGGTTACAAACAAGCACCTGCTTCCAATATACGACAAGCCAATGATTTACTATCCATTAGAGGCATTAAAAAGCGCAGGCATAACAGACATAATGGTTGTAACAGGCACATACCATGCAGGCGCAATATTCTCTCTTCTTGGTTCAGGAAAAAATTTTGGGGTGAAATTCACTTACAGGGTGCAAGATGATTCCGGGGGCATTCCAAGCGCAATTGCATTAGCAGAAGATTTTGTGGACAAAGACAAATTTGTCTCAATCAACGGAGACAACATAATATTTGAGTCGCTCAAGCCTTTTGTCAAGGAATTCGAGAAAGGCAAGGAGGAAGCAAGGATAATGCTCTATGAGGGCACAAAAGAGGAAGCAAAAAAATCAGGCGTTGCAGTAATAGAAGGAGAAAACGTAATAAAATTAATAGAAAAGCCAGAAGAGCCCCCAAGCAATCTGATTTCAATTGGAATTTACATGTACACACACGAAGTATTTAACATAATAAGAAAATTGAAGCCCAGCTCCAGAGGAGAAACAGAAATAACAGAAGTAAACAGCGAATACATAAAAAGGGGGACATTGAAAGCAAGCAAACTCAAAGGCAAATGGCTTGATGCAGGAGACTTTAATGACCTGCTTCACGCAAACATTAAAACAAAAGAGTTACTTGAGAAAAAATGAATTATTAAGTATCTTATTACTTTAGGCAAATATTATAAGGAATAAGTGAAATTAATGCAGACAAGGGTTGATTTAATTTTATCTTACACAAAAGGCAAAATTCTTGATGTGGGTTATGTGTGCGGCACCCTACACCAGCAACTCATAAAAAAAGTTAGAAAAAGAAATATTTACGGTCTTGATACAGAAACAAAAAAAGAAAACAATTATTACAAAAAAGGTAATGCCGAGAAAATGCCTTATGCCAATAAAAGTTTTAATACTGTTGTAAGCGGGGAACTGATTGAACACTTAAAGCACCCTGAAAAATTTATTAAAGAGAGTTATCGAGTTCTAAAAAAAAACGGCGTACTAATTATCACAACCCCAAACAAGTACAGTCTAATTAACATTATAACCAAATCTTACAATGCAAAACTTCATTTCAATTTATTTGGGAAAAGAGAATTAATTAAAATAATAGAAAGAAATGGGTTTAAAGTACTAAAATTTCAATGTTTTCCATACACTGAAGAAAGTAATTATGGAAGTAAACACAAAAAACTATTTTTTTTAAGAGAGTTAATTCATCCCTTGCTTCCCCAACCACTTCAAGAGGAGATGGTTGTCATTGCAATTAAATAAAAATAATATAATGGCTTCAGTAATTATTCCCATGTTCAATGGAGAAAAGACTATTAAAAAATGTATTGATTCAATACTAAATCAAAAAATTGAATTGAATTATGAAGTTATTTTGGTTGATGAT
Proteins encoded:
- the pssD gene encoding PssD/Cps14F family polysaccharide biosynthesis glycosyltransferase — translated: MHYSRHYANILLFEFYWGDQFLKICLTCSAGGHLSEILQLKRIFSKYNHYFVTFKRYDTEELKKNEKAYFVERPGRNPLKFIVNFFQSLVIFLREKPDLVISIGADVTVPTCYLAKLFGKKIIFIESFCRTKSPSLSGRLIYPIADLFIVQWEGLEKFYKKSVLGGPIF
- the pssE gene encoding PssE/Cps14G family polysaccharide biosynthesis glycosyltransferase, producing the protein MGRPREILQKISSWGANILIFVSVGTHTQQFNRLLKEIDKLKEQTVLKEKIFAQTGFSKYKPKNFQYKKFISPKEFNILIKKADLFITHGGAGSIGAALQLNKKIIIVPRLKKFYEHTNDHQLELAKKLEEEGKAIAVLRINDLKDAIKKIKFFNPKREEKGGKIIKLIEGFLSEKMA
- a CDS encoding glycosyltransferase family A protein; amino-acid sequence: MKKWPNLSIVIATYNNIKTLEKVISAMLNLEYPSQYEVIVVDDGSTDNTKNIIREKYGKNKKIKLISLPHAGVCKARNAGINASKNEIIINMDHDCIPIKTWALDLVKDFNSKEIGVVSSYGYYGGTSTAFKRDLLKKVGGYDEEYKYYREDTDLSFKIMELGYKFKLVNAKYEHDHKAVKPKGLIGLTKYVLQRLKYHTNDALLYKKHPNELCKKFLHVKGGFFVNPLEDFRVATGLWNEKGNFNLSSPRGITFIENKSPLHALMIVLGGTLYVILVKTARLYGSIKFGKLLV
- a CDS encoding NAD-dependent epimerase/dehydratase family protein, whose product is MSQEKILVTGSSGFLGRWIVPLLEEKGKEVYGMEKNAMEKSERLFEADITNFAEAQKIVGKIKPDYCVHLAAYARVSLAEKNALECFETNVKGTWNVLEACRKNKVKGFVLASTTKVYGQQKGEIISEEACLNPAKVYATTKACAETITRNYFYDFGIPTVSLRNSNVYGPKDYNFSRLVPGTIKSVLKKKNPTINGDGTTLRDFIFAKDTAEAFACAIEKIQEIGGHSFNIASGSQQKIIDITKKIIDLMGSKAEIEFNRKAEKEETEKNVSIKKAKKILGWKPKTPFEKGIRETIKWYEKNP
- the rfbB gene encoding dTDP-glucose 4,6-dehydratase; its protein translation is MNYLVTGGAGFIGSHYIKFLLGYDPKAKIVNLDKLTYAGRLENLREIEKNPNYKFIKGDICDKETVSKAMDEAEIVVNFAAESHVDRSIENAADFIKTDVLGAYVLLEEAKKNKVKKFIQISTDEVYGSIEEGKFFEDKSVLMPRNPYSASKAGADRLAYSYHATYGLPVIITRSCNNYGSHQFPEKVIPLFITNLLKGKKVPLYGDGLNVRDWLYVKDNCEAIQLCIEKGENGEVYNISAGNEIKNIELTKTILEELEQGKEMIEYVKDRLGHDRRYSLDSNKIKRLGWKPKTEFQKGIRETIKWYKDNEWWWNPLVK
- a CDS encoding sugar phosphate nucleotidyltransferase; its protein translation is MKGVILAGGTGTRLMPLTKVTNKHLLPIYDKPMIYYPLEALKSAGITDIMVVTGTYHAGAIFSLLGSGKNFGVKFTYRVQDDSGGIPSAIALAEDFVDKDKFVSINGDNIIFESLKPFVKEFEKGKEEARIMLYEGTKEEAKKSGVAVIEGENVIKLIEKPEEPPSNLISIGIYMYTHEVFNIIRKLKPSSRGETEITEVNSEYIKRGTLKASKLKGKWLDAGDFNDLLHANIKTKELLEKK
- a CDS encoding methyltransferase domain-containing protein — its product is MQTRVDLILSYTKGKILDVGYVCGTLHQQLIKKVRKRNIYGLDTETKKENNYYKKGNAEKMPYANKSFNTVVSGELIEHLKHPEKFIKESYRVLKKNGVLIITTPNKYSLINIITKSYNAKLHFNLFGKRELIKIIERNGFKVLKFQCFPYTEESNYGSKHKKLFFLRELIHPLLPQPLQEEMVVIAIK